In Pseudomonas rhizosphaerae, one DNA window encodes the following:
- a CDS encoding amino acid ABC transporter substrate-binding protein: MKMLKSTLAVLTAATVLGVSSFAQAGATLDAIQKKGFVQCGVSDGLPGFSVPDASGKIVGIDADVCRAVAAAVFGDATKVKFSQLNAKERFTALQSGEIDILSRNTTWTSSRDAGMGMVFAGVTYYDGIGFLVNNKLGVKSAKELDGATICIQAGTTTELNVSDYFRGNGLKYTPITFDTSDESAKSLEGGRCDVLTSDKSQLFAQRSKLAAPNDYVVLPETISKEPLGPVVRRGDEDWLAIVKWTLFAQLNAEEAGVTSKNVEAEAKSTKNPDVARLLGADGEYGKDLKLPKDWVVQIVKQVGNYGEMFERNLGANTPLKIDRGQNALWNAGGIQYAPPVR, translated from the coding sequence ATGAAGATGTTGAAATCCACCCTGGCTGTACTGACCGCTGCGACCGTCCTGGGCGTGAGCAGCTTCGCTCAGGCGGGTGCCACTCTGGACGCCATCCAGAAGAAAGGTTTCGTACAGTGCGGCGTCTCCGACGGCCTGCCTGGTTTCTCCGTTCCTGATGCTTCGGGCAAGATCGTCGGTATCGACGCCGACGTTTGCCGCGCCGTCGCTGCCGCCGTGTTCGGCGACGCCACCAAGGTCAAGTTCAGCCAGTTGAACGCCAAGGAACGCTTCACCGCGCTGCAATCCGGTGAAATCGACATCCTGTCGCGTAACACCACCTGGACCAGCTCCCGCGATGCGGGCATGGGCATGGTCTTCGCCGGCGTGACCTACTATGACGGTATCGGCTTCCTGGTGAACAACAAACTGGGCGTGAAAAGCGCCAAGGAACTGGACGGTGCAACCATCTGCATCCAGGCCGGTACCACCACCGAACTGAACGTGTCCGACTACTTCCGCGGCAATGGCCTGAAGTACACCCCGATCACCTTCGACACCTCCGACGAGAGCGCCAAGTCCCTGGAAGGCGGTCGTTGCGACGTGCTGACCTCCGACAAGTCGCAGCTGTTCGCCCAGCGCAGCAAGCTGGCCGCACCGAACGACTACGTCGTTCTGCCGGAAACCATCTCCAAGGAGCCCCTGGGCCCAGTGGTACGCCGTGGCGACGAAGATTGGCTGGCGATCGTCAAGTGGACCCTGTTCGCTCAACTCAACGCCGAAGAAGCTGGCGTGACCTCGAAAAACGTCGAAGCCGAAGCCAAGTCGACCAAGAACCCCGACGTGGCTCGCCTGCTGGGCGCCGACGGTGAATACGGCAAGGACCTGAAACTGCCGAAGGACTGGGTCGTACAGATCGTCAAGCAAGTCGGCAACTACGGCGAAATGTTCGAGCGCAACCTGGGCGCGAACACCCCGCTGAAGATCGACCGTGGCCAGAACGCTCTCTGGAACGCTGGCGGTATCCAGTACGCACCACCGGTACGCTGA
- a CDS encoding amino acid ABC transporter permease produces the protein MQNQIGAPKQGLSLTDPRVRAWLFQIITIVAVVGMGWFLFNNTQTNLQHRGITSGFDFLERSAGFGIAQHLIDYTESDSYARVFLIGLLNTLLVSIIGIILATILGFVIGVARLSPNFMINKLATVYIEVFRNIPPLLQILFWYFAVFLTLPGPRAAHGFMDSFYVSSRGVNMPAALTAPGFWPFVLSVIVAIVGIVMMSKWATKRFEATGEPFHKFWVGLAIIIVVPTLCALVFGTPVHWEKPELKGFNFVGGWVLIPELLALTLALTVYTAAFIAEIVRSGIKSVSHGQTEAAHSLGLRNGPTLRKVIIPQALRVIIPPLTSQYLNLAKNSSLAAGIGYPEMVSLFAGTVLNQTGQAIEVIAITMSVYLAISISISLLMNWYNKRIALIER, from the coding sequence ATGCAAAATCAAATCGGCGCACCCAAGCAGGGGTTATCCCTGACCGATCCACGTGTGCGTGCGTGGCTTTTCCAGATCATCACCATTGTGGCGGTGGTCGGTATGGGCTGGTTTCTGTTCAATAATACACAGACCAACCTGCAACACCGGGGCATCACTTCCGGCTTCGACTTCCTTGAACGCAGTGCCGGCTTCGGCATTGCCCAACACCTGATCGACTACACCGAATCGGACAGCTACGCGCGCGTGTTCCTGATCGGCTTGCTCAACACCTTGCTGGTGTCGATCATCGGCATCATCCTGGCAACCATCCTGGGCTTCGTGATCGGGGTGGCTCGCTTGTCGCCCAACTTCATGATCAACAAGCTGGCGACCGTCTATATCGAGGTGTTCCGCAACATCCCGCCACTGCTGCAGATCCTGTTCTGGTACTTCGCGGTGTTCCTGACACTGCCGGGGCCGCGCGCGGCGCATGGCTTCATGGACAGCTTCTACGTCAGCAGCCGCGGCGTGAACATGCCGGCCGCCCTGACTGCACCCGGCTTCTGGCCGTTCGTGCTCAGCGTGATCGTGGCCATCGTCGGCATCGTGATGATGTCCAAATGGGCCACCAAGCGCTTCGAGGCCACGGGCGAGCCGTTTCACAAGTTCTGGGTGGGCCTGGCGATCATCATCGTGGTGCCAACGCTGTGTGCACTGGTCTTCGGTACACCGGTGCACTGGGAAAAGCCCGAGCTCAAGGGCTTCAACTTCGTCGGTGGCTGGGTATTGATCCCCGAACTGCTTGCGCTGACCCTGGCCCTGACCGTGTACACCGCAGCGTTCATCGCCGAGATCGTGCGTTCGGGCATCAAGTCGGTCAGCCACGGCCAGACCGAAGCGGCCCACTCGCTGGGTCTGCGTAACGGTCCGACCCTGCGCAAGGTGATCATTCCGCAGGCCCTGCGCGTGATCATTCCACCACTGACCAGCCAATACCTGAACCTGGCGAAGAACTCGTCGCTGGCGGCCGGTATCGGTTATCCGGAAATGGTTTCGCTGTTCGCCGGTACCGTGCTCAACCAGACGGGGCAGGCGATCGAAGTCATTGCCATCACCATGAGCGTGTACCTGGCGATCAGTATCAGCATTTCCCTGCTGATGAACTGGTACAACAAGCGCATTGCGCTGATCGAACGGTGA
- a CDS encoding amino acid ABC transporter permease, whose translation MTTHIFKPDQPPPSKVFGPVAWMRRNLFSSWLNTLLTLLSLYLIWLIVPPLLSWSIFDANWVGTTRADCTKEGACWVFIQQRFGQFMYGYYPPELRWRVDLTVWLAVLGVAPLFMSRFKRKAVYGIGFLVLYPVIAYFLLHGGAFGMPTVATSQWGGLMLTLVIATVGIAGALPLGILLALGRRSKMPAVKVVCVTFIEFWRGVPLITVLFMSSVMLPLFLPEGMNFDKLLRALIGVILFQSAYVAEVVRGGMQAIPKGQYEAASAMALGYWRSMGLVILPQALKMVIPGIVNTFIALFKDTSLVIIIGLFDLLNSVKQAAADPAWLGMATEGYVFAALVFWIFCFGMSRYSMHLERKLDTGHKR comes from the coding sequence ATGACGACCCATATTTTCAAACCCGACCAGCCACCACCGAGCAAAGTGTTCGGCCCGGTCGCGTGGATGCGCCGGAATCTGTTCTCCAGTTGGCTCAACACCCTGCTGACCCTGCTGTCGCTGTACCTGATCTGGCTGATCGTGCCGCCGCTGCTGAGCTGGTCGATCTTCGATGCGAACTGGGTTGGCACCACCCGTGCCGACTGCACCAAGGAAGGCGCCTGCTGGGTGTTCATCCAGCAGCGTTTTGGCCAGTTCATGTACGGCTACTACCCGCCCGAACTGCGCTGGCGCGTCGACCTGACCGTGTGGCTGGCGGTCCTGGGTGTGGCGCCGTTGTTCATGTCGCGGTTCAAGCGCAAGGCGGTCTACGGCATCGGTTTCCTGGTGCTGTACCCGGTCATCGCCTACTTCCTGCTGCATGGCGGAGCGTTCGGCATGCCGACCGTCGCCACCAGCCAGTGGGGCGGTCTGATGCTGACCCTGGTGATCGCCACCGTGGGCATCGCCGGGGCCTTGCCGCTGGGGATCCTGCTGGCGCTGGGCCGTCGCTCGAAAATGCCGGCGGTGAAGGTGGTCTGCGTGACCTTCATCGAGTTCTGGCGCGGCGTGCCGTTGATCACCGTGCTGTTCATGTCGTCGGTGATGCTGCCGTTGTTCCTGCCTGAAGGCATGAACTTCGACAAGCTGCTGCGTGCGTTGATCGGCGTGATCCTGTTCCAGTCGGCCTACGTGGCCGAAGTGGTGCGTGGTGGCATGCAGGCGATTCCCAAGGGGCAGTACGAGGCGGCTTCGGCCATGGCGCTGGGCTACTGGCGCAGCATGGGCCTGGTGATCCTGCCGCAGGCCCTGAAGATGGTCATTCCGGGCATCGTCAACACGTTCATTGCATTGTTCAAGGACACCAGCCTGGTGATCATCATCGGCCTGTTCGACCTGCTCAACAGCGTCAAGCAGGCGGCAGCCGACCCGGCATGGCTGGGCATGGCGACCGAGGGCTACGTGTTCGCGGCCCTGGTGTTCTGGATCTTCTGTTTCGGTATGTCCCGCTACTCCATGCACCTGGAGCGCAAGCTGGACACTGGCCACAAGCGTTAG
- a CDS encoding amino acid ABC transporter ATP-binding protein, whose protein sequence is MSEAIKKPAGAPGIIQMQGVNKWYGQFHVLKDINLNVAQGERIVLCGPSGSGKSTTIRCLNRLEEHQKGTIIVDGVELTNDLKQIETVRREVGMVFQHFNLFPHLTILQNCTLAPMWVRKMPKRQAEEIAMHYLERVRIPEQAHKFPGQLSGGQQQRVAIARALCMKPKIMLFDEPTSALDPEMVKEVLDTMIGLAEDGMTMLCVTHEMGFARTVANRVIFMDKGEIVEQAAPNDFFDNPQSDRTRMFLSQILH, encoded by the coding sequence ATGAGTGAAGCCATCAAGAAACCGGCGGGCGCTCCGGGCATCATCCAGATGCAAGGCGTGAACAAGTGGTACGGCCAGTTCCACGTGCTCAAGGACATCAACCTGAACGTGGCCCAGGGCGAGCGTATCGTTTTGTGCGGGCCTTCGGGTTCGGGCAAGTCGACTACCATTCGTTGCCTGAATCGGCTGGAAGAGCATCAGAAAGGCACCATCATCGTCGACGGTGTGGAGCTGACCAACGATCTCAAGCAGATCGAAACGGTGCGCCGCGAAGTAGGGATGGTGTTCCAGCACTTCAACCTGTTCCCGCACCTGACCATCCTGCAGAACTGCACGCTGGCGCCGATGTGGGTGCGCAAGATGCCCAAGCGCCAGGCCGAGGAAATCGCCATGCATTACCTGGAGCGCGTGCGCATTCCAGAGCAGGCGCACAAGTTTCCGGGTCAGTTGTCCGGTGGTCAGCAGCAGCGTGTGGCCATTGCGCGGGCGCTGTGCATGAAGCCCAAGATCATGCTGTTCGACGAACCGACGTCGGCGCTCGACCCGGAAATGGTCAAGGAAGTGCTCGACACCATGATCGGTCTGGCCGAAGACGGCATGACCATGCTCTGCGTGACCCACGAAATGGGCTTCGCCCGCACCGTGGCGAACCGGGTGATCTTCATGGACAAGGGTGAGATCGTCGAACAGGCCGCGCCAAACGACTTCTTCGACAACCCGCAGAGTGACCGGACGCGGATGTTCTTGAGTCAGATTCTGCACTGA
- a CDS encoding CynX/NimT family MFS transporter: MPTANCSPSSRDIVTPLHKPWLLILGLVLVALNLRPALSSMAPLLAQVSASLGLSGSTAGLLTTLPVLCLGLFAPLAPLLARRFDSERVVLGVLLVLAAGIALRSQLGVWGLFIGSLVAGGSIGIIGVLLPGIVKRDFARQAGTMTGVYTMALCLGAALAAGSSVPLSQYFDDSWRIGLAFWMVPALLAAVFWLPQTRQKHGVQRARYRVSGLFRDPLAWQVTLFMGLQSSLAYIVFGWLPSILIGRGLSAAEAGLVMSFSIIVQLPSALTVPWLATRGRDQRVPILAVMALSLAGLFGLLYAPLSGMWGWAIVLGLGQGGVFALALTLIVLRSRDAHVAANLSSMAQGVGYTIASMGPFAVGLVHDMTGGWDAVGWVFAVIGIAATAAGMGAGRTLHVQAIATKVE, from the coding sequence ATGCCTACTGCCAACTGTTCCCCCTCGAGCCGCGACATCGTCACGCCGCTGCATAAACCCTGGTTGCTGATCCTTGGCCTGGTGCTGGTGGCGCTCAACCTGCGCCCGGCCTTGTCGAGCATGGCGCCGTTGCTCGCGCAGGTCTCGGCCAGCCTTGGCCTGAGCGGATCCACAGCCGGCCTGCTGACCACGCTTCCGGTCCTGTGCCTGGGCCTGTTCGCGCCCCTGGCGCCCCTGCTGGCTCGACGTTTCGACAGCGAGCGCGTGGTCCTCGGCGTGTTGCTCGTGCTGGCAGCCGGTATCGCCCTGCGCAGCCAACTGGGCGTGTGGGGCCTGTTCATCGGCAGCCTGGTAGCCGGCGGCAGCATCGGGATCATCGGTGTGCTGCTGCCTGGCATCGTCAAGCGTGACTTCGCCCGTCAGGCCGGTACGATGACCGGCGTCTACACCATGGCGTTATGCCTGGGCGCGGCACTGGCGGCCGGTTCCAGCGTTCCGCTGAGCCAGTATTTCGATGACAGCTGGCGCATCGGTCTGGCCTTCTGGATGGTACCTGCGTTGCTGGCTGCGGTGTTCTGGTTGCCCCAGACACGGCAAAAGCACGGTGTCCAGCGCGCTCGCTATCGCGTGAGCGGGCTGTTCCGTGACCCGCTGGCTTGGCAGGTGACGCTGTTCATGGGTTTGCAGTCATCACTGGCCTACATCGTCTTTGGCTGGCTGCCGTCGATCCTGATCGGGCGCGGCTTGTCCGCCGCCGAAGCGGGGCTGGTCATGTCGTTCTCGATCATCGTGCAGTTGCCCAGCGCGTTGACCGTGCCATGGCTGGCCACCCGCGGCCGTGATCAGCGCGTGCCGATTCTCGCGGTAATGGCGCTGAGCCTGGCGGGTTTGTTTGGCCTGCTTTACGCACCGCTGAGCGGGATGTGGGGCTGGGCGATCGTGCTGGGACTGGGGCAGGGAGGCGTGTTCGCGCTGGCCCTGACCTTGATCGTGCTGCGCTCGCGCGATGCCCATGTGGCGGCGAATCTGTCGAGCATGGCCCAGGGCGTGGGCTACACCATCGCGTCGATGGGGCCTTTCGCGGTCGGTCTGGTGCACGACATGACGGGTGGGTGGGACGCGGTAGGTTGGGTGTTCGCGGTCATTGGCATCGCTGCCACGGCCGCCGGCATGGGGGCCGGGCGCACGCTGCATGTGCAGGCAATAGCGACGAAGGTGGAGTGA
- a CDS encoding GIY-YIG nuclease family protein — MTAITPAKPWYVYLVRAANGSLYCGISDDPQRRFAKHQSGKGARFFLSSPAVALVYYETWPSKSEALRHERLIKRLRKPAKEHLVASFTPL, encoded by the coding sequence ATGACCGCTATCACGCCAGCCAAGCCTTGGTATGTCTACCTGGTGCGCGCGGCGAATGGCTCGCTCTACTGCGGCATCAGTGACGACCCGCAGCGACGCTTCGCCAAGCACCAGAGCGGAAAGGGCGCGCGGTTTTTCCTGTCCAGCCCGGCAGTGGCACTGGTGTACTACGAAACCTGGCCCAGCAAAAGCGAAGCCTTGCGCCACGAGCGGCTGATCAAACGCCTGCGCAAGCCCGCCAAGGAACACCTCGTAGCCTCATTCACCCCCCTGTAG
- a CDS encoding glutathione S-transferase family protein, with protein sequence MSELILHHYPTSPFAEKARLMLGFKGLAWRSVLISPIMPKPDLTALTGGYRKTPVLQVGADVYCDTALIARRLEQEKALPALLPPGQELTVATFAAWADSVLFQHAVSLVFQPESISARLSRLPEDAAKAFIADRMALFQGGTATRLSVEQAKHQWPTFMARLEHQLQDAEGDYLFGEPTLADFSMAHLLWFLKGTPVTAPLVDVYPAIHAWLGRVLGFGHGTYSDLTADEALAIAKAATPAPLPDETFEDLNGFKAGDQVSIAAVDYGVDPVQGELLFAGAEELIIKREDERAGVVHVHFPRVGFALAKQ encoded by the coding sequence ATGTCCGAGTTGATCCTGCATCACTATCCGACCTCGCCGTTCGCCGAAAAGGCCCGTTTGATGCTCGGCTTCAAAGGGCTCGCGTGGCGCTCGGTGCTGATCTCGCCGATCATGCCCAAGCCCGACCTGACGGCGCTGACCGGAGGCTACCGCAAGACACCGGTGCTGCAGGTGGGCGCCGATGTCTATTGCGACACGGCCCTGATCGCTCGCCGTCTGGAACAGGAGAAAGCCTTGCCAGCGTTGCTGCCCCCTGGCCAGGAACTCACCGTGGCCACTTTCGCCGCCTGGGCCGATTCGGTGCTGTTCCAGCATGCCGTCAGCCTGGTATTTCAGCCCGAGTCCATCAGTGCCCGACTGTCGCGGCTGCCGGAAGACGCCGCCAAGGCCTTCATCGCCGACCGCATGGCGCTGTTCCAGGGCGGCACGGCCACGCGTCTGTCGGTCGAGCAGGCCAAGCATCAGTGGCCAACGTTCATGGCGCGCCTGGAACACCAGCTGCAGGACGCAGAGGGCGACTACCTGTTTGGCGAACCTACCCTGGCCGATTTCTCCATGGCTCACCTGTTGTGGTTTCTCAAGGGCACGCCGGTCACCGCCCCGCTGGTGGATGTCTATCCCGCGATCCATGCCTGGCTGGGGCGCGTGCTGGGTTTCGGTCACGGCACCTACAGCGACCTGACGGCCGACGAAGCCTTGGCGATCGCCAAAGCGGCCACCCCGGCACCTTTGCCCGACGAGACGTTCGAGGACCTCAATGGGTTCAAGGCGGGTGATCAGGTCAGCATTGCTGCTGTGGACTATGGGGTTGACCCGGTCCAAGGTGAATTGCTGTTTGCCGGGGCCGAGGAATTGATCATTAAGCGCGAAGACGAACGCGCCGGCGTGGTGCATGTGCACTTCCCGCGGGTGGGCTTCGCCCTCGCCAAGCAGTAG
- the yejK gene encoding nucleoid-associated protein YejK, with protein MPIRHCIVHLIDKKPDGTPAVLHARDSELAESSAIEHLLADLNDSYNAKQGKAWGFFHAESGAHPFSGWLKDYLDEGRDFTQFSRTAVEHLQKLMEESNLSTGGHVLFAHYQQGMTDYLAIALLHHSEGVAVTSELDVTPSRHLDLGQLHLAARINLSEWQNNKQSKQYISFIKGKNGKKVSEYFRDFIGCQEGVDGPGETRTLLKAFSDFVESEDLPEESAREKTQTLVEYATSQTKMGEPVTLKELSGLIDEERPQAFYDHIRNKDYGLSPEIPADKRTLNQFRRFTGRAEGLSISFEAHLLGSKIEYDEEAGTLIIKGLPSQLTDQLKRRKD; from the coding sequence ATGCCGATCCGTCATTGCATCGTCCATTTGATCGACAAGAAACCCGACGGCACGCCTGCCGTGCTTCACGCGCGCGACAGCGAGCTGGCCGAATCCAGCGCCATCGAGCACCTGCTTGCCGACCTCAACGACAGCTACAACGCCAAGCAGGGCAAGGCTTGGGGTTTCTTCCACGCCGAGTCGGGCGCGCACCCGTTCAGCGGCTGGCTCAAGGACTATCTGGACGAAGGCCGCGACTTCACCCAGTTCAGCCGCACGGCTGTCGAGCACCTGCAGAAGCTGATGGAAGAATCCAACCTGTCCACTGGTGGGCACGTGCTGTTCGCCCATTACCAGCAGGGTATGACCGATTACCTGGCCATTGCCCTGCTGCATCACAGTGAAGGCGTGGCCGTGACCTCCGAGCTCGACGTTACTCCTTCGCGGCACCTGGACCTTGGGCAGTTGCATCTGGCGGCACGCATCAACCTGTCGGAGTGGCAGAACAACAAGCAGTCCAAGCAGTACATCTCGTTCATCAAGGGCAAGAACGGCAAGAAAGTCTCAGAGTACTTCCGTGATTTCATCGGCTGCCAGGAAGGCGTCGACGGTCCGGGGGAAACGCGGACACTGCTCAAGGCGTTCAGCGACTTCGTCGAGAGCGAGGATCTGCCAGAAGAATCGGCGCGGGAAAAAACCCAGACCCTGGTGGAGTACGCCACCAGCCAGACCAAGATGGGCGAGCCGGTCACGCTGAAGGAGTTGTCGGGCTTGATCGATGAAGAGCGCCCGCAGGCGTTCTACGACCATATTCGCAACAAGGATTACGGTTTGTCGCCGGAGATTCCGGCGGACAAGCGCACCCTCAACCAGTTTCGTCGTTTCACCGGGCGCGCCGAGGGGCTGTCGATCAGCTTCGAGGCGCATCTGCTGGGCTCGAAGATCGAATACGACGAGGAAGCCGGAACGTTGATCATCAAGGGTCTGCCGTCGCAACTGACCGACCAGCTCAAGCGCCGCAAGGATTGA
- a CDS encoding HU family DNA-binding protein, with product MALTKDQLIADIAEAIDAPKTTARNAIEQLGQIVADQLENGSEITLPGIGKLKITERPARTGRNPSTGAAIEIAAKKVVKFVPAKVLTDSVNK from the coding sequence ATGGCATTAACCAAAGACCAACTGATCGCCGATATCGCTGAAGCTATCGACGCGCCGAAAACCACCGCGCGCAACGCTATCGAGCAGCTGGGCCAGATCGTTGCCGATCAATTGGAAAATGGCAGCGAGATCACCCTGCCTGGTATCGGCAAGCTGAAGATCACCGAGCGTCCTGCCCGTACCGGCCGTAACCCTTCGACCGGCGCTGCCATCGAAATCGCTGCCAAGAAAGTCGTCAAGTTCGTCCCAGCCAAAGTGCTGACCGATTCCGTCAACAAGTAA
- the rlmF gene encoding 23S rRNA (adenine(1618)-N(6))-methyltransferase RlmF produces MSTPQKPTLHPRNRHQGRYDFPQLIKSHPDLARFVILNPYGKQSIDFADPAAVKVFNRALLRSLYGIQHWDIPDGYLCPPIPGRADYLHCLADLLAEDNGGEIPRGAGVKALDVGVGANCIYPLLGHSDYRWQFVGSDIDAVALASANTIVQANKLGKAITLRQQSQPRQILLGLLGVEERFAVTLCNPPFHASLQEATRGSQRKWRALGKADPKRKLPVLNFGGQNNELWCEGGEIRFVTQLINESVAVGKQVLWFSTLVSKASNLPAIQAALSKVAAAQVRVVEMGQGQKQSRFVAWTFQSEQARTTWFTPTHTS; encoded by the coding sequence ATGTCCACCCCGCAAAAACCCACCCTGCACCCGCGCAATCGCCACCAGGGTCGCTACGACTTCCCGCAACTGATCAAGAGCCATCCGGACCTTGCCCGGTTCGTCATCCTCAACCCGTATGGCAAGCAGAGCATCGACTTCGCCGACCCTGCGGCGGTGAAGGTCTTCAACCGGGCCCTGCTCAGGAGCCTCTACGGTATCCAGCACTGGGACATCCCGGACGGTTACCTGTGCCCGCCCATCCCCGGACGGGCCGACTATCTGCACTGCCTGGCGGATCTGCTGGCCGAAGACAACGGTGGCGAGATTCCCCGAGGCGCCGGGGTCAAGGCGCTGGATGTCGGTGTGGGCGCCAACTGCATCTACCCCTTGCTGGGCCATAGCGACTATCGCTGGCAGTTCGTTGGCTCCGACATAGATGCCGTTGCACTGGCCTCGGCCAACACCATCGTGCAGGCCAACAAGCTGGGCAAGGCCATCACCCTGCGTCAGCAGTCTCAACCTCGGCAGATTCTGCTGGGCTTGCTGGGCGTCGAGGAGCGCTTTGCCGTGACCCTGTGCAACCCGCCCTTCCATGCTTCGCTGCAGGAGGCAACGCGCGGCAGCCAGCGCAAATGGCGCGCCCTGGGCAAGGCCGACCCCAAGCGCAAGTTGCCGGTGCTCAACTTCGGTGGCCAGAACAACGAGTTGTGGTGTGAAGGTGGCGAGATACGCTTCGTGACCCAGTTGATCAACGAAAGTGTGGCCGTTGGCAAGCAGGTGCTGTGGTTCTCGACGCTGGTGTCCAAGGCCTCCAACCTACCGGCCATTCAGGCAGCGCTGAGCAAGGTCGCCGCGGCGCAGGTACGGGTGGTGGAAATGGGCCAAGGCCAGAAGCAAAGCCGCTTCGTCGCCTGGACCTTCCAGTCAGAGCAAGCCCGCACTACCTGGTTCACCCCAACACACACCTCGTAG